From Brassica rapa cultivar Chiifu-401-42 chromosome A06, CAAS_Brap_v3.01, whole genome shotgun sequence:
CTAATAAGGTGAGCCCAAATACATTCCACCAATCGTGAATGGTCTCTGTCCTCCTCCACAAGTCGCACGCAAAGCTCCACGAGAGAAAGGATCCGAATCCACCATACTTTGAAAATCGTTAGTCGGTTTAAGAAAGGAATAGATTGTTAAGACTGATGCAAGCGGTTAGGGTGAGGAAGTTTTGTGAAGGATAAAAATAATGTCTCTGAGGATAAAAGTGGTGGTGGATAAGTTTGTGGAGGAGCTAAAGCAAGCTCTGGACGCCGATATACAAGATCGGATCATGAAGGAGAGGGAGATGCAGAGCTACATCGAGGAGCGAGAGCGCGAAGTCGCTGAGCGAGAAGCCGCCTGGAAAGCTGAGCTCTCTCGCCGCGAGGTTATTTATACCTGAAATGTTAGGGTTTTGAGAAATGTGCTGATTTTATGATTGATTGATTGCAGACGGAGATCGCTAGACAGGAAGCGAGGTTGAAGATGGAGAGAGAGAATCTGGAGAAGGAGAAGAGCGTTCTCATGGGGACTGCGTCGAACCAGGATAATCAAGACGGCGCTCTGGAGATTACTGTCAGCGGTGAGAAGTATCGGTGTCTTAGATTCTCCAAGGCCAAGAAATGAGCGCACAAAGTCACTTTACAGTGCTGTTTCATGCTTAGGGTTTGTTTGATTGATGTGCCTGCTATATCTTACACTGTGTTGTGGTACCTATGAAGAACATTCTAGGGCTCAGTGTTGGTTTGGAGATCTTATGTTCTTGGAAGATGAATTCTCACTCAAGGAAAGGAAGTATCTGTCTGCCTTCCTttagttttatcttttttgcTATGAATCTAAACTTACTGGTCTATTCAAGGATTGGATGTTGTGGTTTGGATTGAATTTTGATCAACTGACTACTTTAACCAACTCTTTTTTACTTGTCAAGGTGTGTACTAGTCATAAGTTTCCAGCTGATTTTTCAGTTGTCAACTCCTGTATACTGGAACTTGTATATGCTTGCTTGATTACCGAAGAGGTTTCTCCTGAGTCCAAGATGGCATCAGTATATTTTGTTCAGTAGATAGCTGCAGGGAACAGGAGCTCCAGCTTATTTAAGCGAATATTGAACAACACTTGCCAGTTTCCAAAAAGCTTGGTTAAGCGAATATCTTGTCTGAAATCAACAACATAAGGGACACATGTGAATCTTCTTCCACACCAACTTAAGCACTGGCTTTGATTTATGTACGTCTACCCTCAAAACAAGTTCACTTGGATTGGCCAGAAAGACAACTCAGTGTCATGTTTTCCATGTCTTTGAAGCCCAAAAACCCCCTAACTCCTTTTACTTCCTGATCTTCTCTGTCTGATCTCGTTGTGGAAACTATAAACACCACAAAGTTTGGAACTTGGCTACACTATCTGGAtttaaatacaaacaaaaaccaGAAACAGAAGACATCTAATCGTGTGGTGGTGAAGATACAGCAGTCTAGCGTCAGACATAAAAAGACGTTAAAGCTCACAGAGTGGTAGAAAGAGAAATGGAGATGGTACCGTTTCCACTAATACCGAAGCCAATAGAAGTAAACTACAGGGCTTGCACCATTCCTTACAGATTCCCTTCGGATAATCCCAAGATTGCCACTCCCACTGAGATCTCCTGGATCAACGTCTTCGCCAACTCCATCCCTTCTTTCaagtttcttctctctctctttaatcttgagtttttttttttgttaaccagTGATTATTCATGTTGATCGGGTGCTTTGATTTTGTAATCAAGAATTAACAGGAAACTCTCGTTGGTAGTTGTAGCGTTGACTTATCTGGATTTTTCATGAGCTTTGTTACTTAAGTAAAATGAGGAGGAAACGATAGGGTTGCTTCTGAAACCTTATAGAAAACATATTAACTAGAAAATCTCAATCTTCGAAATCTGTTTCATTCGCAGGAAACGTGCAGAAAGTGATACAACTGTTTCAGATGCTCCTGCAAGAGCTCAACAATTTGCAGAAAGGTACATTTTTGTGTGTGGTATTTACTCAAGGTTTGTATCCTAAGAAATCTCTTGCTAGTGTCACCTTCATCAGGTAGACGAGTTTTGTGTCCTgcttgtttgtgtgtgtgtgtgtgtttatcaTAATTTCTGAAGTACTCTTGAAGTGTATGCAATTCAGAGATTGTGTTTAAGCCTCTTCGATTTGCGTTTAATATCTTACTTTGAATATGGGAAGATATGGGGGAATTCTAGAAGACTGGAAGAAAGATCCAGAGAGCCATGGCGGTCCACCAGATGGCGTTGTAAGTCAGAAGAATGGCCCCTTGAATTGTATGATCACTACTACACTGTAGTGATGAGCTTTGTTTTACATGGAGCTTTATGGTTTGTTTACAGAGTCTCGGCAGAGCTCGTGAGCATTTACTCAGAGAGTTAGGATTCATGGACATATTCAAGAAAGTGAAGGTATGAATTCTCTATCTTCAGGTTTTAAGATAGCACCAGTTCTCTGATACTCTCTATCTCTCTGATTATAATGAGTTCATATTCAATAGGATGAAGAGAACGCAAAGGCTATATCTCTGTTTCCTGAAGTTGTCAGTCTGAGTGATGCTATTGAAGATGAAGGAGAGCGTTTACAAAATTTGGTGAGAGGGATGTTTGCTGGTAACATCTTCGATCTTGGTTCTGCTCAGGTAAATATCTCTTTTTCTTGTACATTCCTACAAGAAGCATGTCGTCGTCACTTACTGactcttgtcttttttttttaaagcttgCTGAGGTGTTTTCAAGAGATGGTTTATCTTTCTTGGCTACCTCTCAAAACTTGGTTCCGAGACCTTGGGTCATTGATGACTTGGACAGCTTCCAATCCAACTGGTTCAAGAACCACTGGAAGAAGGTCACTCCTTTGTTTTGCTGCTTTATTGATACCTCAGAGATAGAGACCGCTTGAAAAAATCCATTGCTTTTTCATGACAGGCAGTGATTTTTGTTGACAACTCTGGTGCAGACATCATTTTGGGTATACTGCCGTTTGCAAGAGAGATGCTTCGTCGAGGAATGCAGGTTTCATTCTTTTTACTATTGATGCCAGAGTATATTCTAAAACTGTGCTACATATCTTCATCTTTCTTCCCTTTGAAGGTGGTGCTGGCTGCTAACGATCTGCCAGCCATCAACGATGTAACATATACCGAGCTTACAGAGATCTTGTCACAGGTAAACTGAATGAAATGATTCTTGATACTTTcagcctttttttttaaatggtgaTTCTGATTTAGTAGTCATGATTTACTAGTTGAATGATGAGGATGGCCAACTGATAGGCGTTGATACTTCGAATCTTCAGGTAGCAAATTCAGGGAACGACTTAGCGGTAAGAGAAATGGGGTTTTTGTTCATTAGATTCTTGAGTTTTTGTTTACCTTCTTCTCCCTCTTTAAAACATGTTTCAGGTTATAGATCTGTCAAGAGTATCACAGGAGCTTGCTGACATTTCAGCTGATGCAGACTTGGTCATCATAGAAGGCATGGTGAGTCTCAGTTTATATTGTGAAAGTGAAGAGCATTTGAACAAGTATTTTAACTAGTCTTGGCTTTGTTAACTGTGGCTGTTCTCATGATAAGGGTCGTGGTATTGAGACTAACCTTTATGCTCAGTTCAAGTGTGATTCTCTCAAGATCGGAATGGTGGGTAATTTTACTAGTGAAAAGAAATGTTTTAGTGTTTTCTTGCTTCTTTCTCCTTAGCCATGTGCCATCCTTTTTGCTATGAAGGTGAAGCATATTGAAGTAGCAGAGTTTCTTGGAGGGAGGCTCTATGACTGCGTTTTCAAATACAATGAAGTTTAATTTTATCTCAGTGATCTTCTCTCTGTTTGACTTCTCCCCAACAGAGtgattattttttacgaaaattgaGAATTGAAATTTGTGCTTGCTTAAATTGAGTATCTcaggttttatatttttttataaaacatttaaccAATAGACTCTGTGGCGTGCAGGGGCAGatctagaaaaatattttatatgggACACAATATATTTAAGGGAAATTACCAAAAATGACttaaaacttaattttaaactagagattgacccgcacgcccgtgcgggtgttaatttttacggttttataaattatttgttattttatcattagtgttatatatttaagatgtgtcgtcgtataattaattgtattcaaaatatttggattgaatcgggtaataagattatttttggtacaaatatacactcttttcagatacattggtaaattaaatatttttatatttctacacatcaaaatcaaaatcattcagacccgagaggatccaactcaagcatcatacataaatttataatatccaagtagcgcctaatttaaaaatccaaaaaaattaatcccgaaagaaacaacttgtacctcaatgagtatccgaatgtccatacttaactgattttgcaaatagattaaaaaggaaactctttctatatatttggcaaaaataagaaaaatagaaagaattttttatttaataaaatagttatataaagtgaaacattaagtgataataaatgtaatactttttaattattttgatttaaattattatcttgttcatataaactatgcctttgaattatgtgttttgctatgtaatttttcaccaattggaactaagacaaaagaaagttttagtaaaacatattaaaccaaactattaaccatatgcaaaactcggttatcttacatttttattttttttataattgcacaaagttaatattgattaactaataaataaaaatctacattattacttttacggtaaatataattaatgatgtgatatattgttaaagtaatataattaatgaaattactaaaataaaactatacttatatttttatacattaatatttgtttttcataattagtgttttatattttatatatgtcgtaatataactaattgtattcaaaagatccggatcgaatcagataatatggttatttttggtacaaatatccaaacccgtttcaaatacattggttatttagatattttagggtcatatacatcagaaccaaactcatccagactcaaaaggattcaactcaaaacctacacataaatttataatattcaaggagtgagtaattttaaaacaaaataaaacgatacccgaaaggaacgactcgtacctaagtggatatttagtgttcatgcctaactgattttataaactaatataaatgatattttttatgtgttttgctaaattaagtgaaactgaaagagttttttttatttagtaagcaattatattgagtgaaaaattaagtgacaatgaatgtaattcatttttattattttgatttaagttatgattttattcactaaacatgtttttgaattatgtttttggctacgtaattttccactgattgaaaaaaaaaatgttatagtaaatcaaattaaaacaaacgcttaaccttatgcaaaactcagttattttacttttttgattttataattgacacaaaactaatattgattaactactaaataaaatctacactattattattatggtaatataattaatgatgtgaaatattgttaagacaatataattaatatgagtgaaatatggaaatacaattaatgtagtactgctatcttcgtttccaaacaattttcagttatagtactattcatgtttccaaacattactaaagtgtacttcagttttaataatatagatataaaagTGTACATTCAaattcagtcaaatgcaaaaataatctaaaaaggtagtgaaattacaacaaccttcttatgaccaaacaaaaaacatgtatTGAGTTTTACTATTATAATCATCTCCGTGAGAATTACAAAGAAGtcctttgtaaatatttttgttcagtagatctttaaaataatttaaaaaatttataaaataatttgatgggaaaaaaaattgaaatcatgtgataataaacatttttaaatgagtaaatttagttttactaaaattgaattattttcaacatagatgagtgaatgtaAATTAATTCATGACGgtctttggtttagggtttggtaagatatgttatagtattgttggtatttttagggttaaattttgattttttttaatttgacctatatgtgtttattgaatatctaataacttgatttaaacactttctaagtattttaaaagtaaaagaaaGTGTTTTTTGCTTAATTTTTGATTATAGGGTTTGGAAGATTCACATAAGACTTTTGATATATCCCGTctaaattttagtagaatttagggtttctgTCTAAATTTTAGAAGAATTTAGGTTTTCCACCTAAATCGAACTCTTCCAGAAGTCTTTTAGAGGAAGTCCTCTCATgtattagattttaaaaataattaataaattttatacgaAAATGccttgaaagagaaaaaaattgaaatcatgtattaataaatatttctaagtgatggaaatttagttttactaaaatttaattatttttaacatagatgagtgaatgtagAGTGAGTCATGATAGcctttggtttagggtttggtaacatatgttatagtattgttggtatttttagggttagattttgaaatcttatctttttaattttttttgtttgacctATATATGTTTAGTGACTATCTAATAACTTGAATTAAACACTTTCTAAGTTTCTTTTAAGTTTAAAGAAGTGTTTTTtgcttagttatttgattatagggTCTGGAAGACTCCGAGAAgattttggtttagggtttagtaacatatgctATAACATTGTTTGTATTTAGGTTTAGATTTTGGAATCTtagctttttttaaaaaaaaaaattgacctattaaacattttataag
This genomic window contains:
- the LOC103874184 gene encoding damage-control phosphatase At2g17340 isoform X2; the encoded protein is MEMVPFPLIPKPIEVNYRACTIPYRFPSDNPKIATPTEISWINVFANSIPSFKKRAESDTTVSDAPARAQQFAERYGGILEDWKKDPESHGGPPDGVSLGRAREHLLRELGFMDIFKKVKDEENAKAISLFPEVVSLSDAIEDEGERLQNLVRGMFAGNIFDLGSAQLAEVFSRDGLSFLATSQNLVPRPWVIDDLDSFQSNWFKNHWKKAVIFVDNSGADIILGILPFAREMLRRGMQVVLAANDLPAINDVTYTELTEILSQLNDEDGQLIGVDTSNLQVANSGNDLAVIDLSRVSQELADISADADLVIIEGMGRGIETNLYAQFKCDSLKIGMVGEAY
- the LOC103874182 gene encoding uncharacterized protein LOC103874182, with the translated sequence MSLRIKVVVDKFVEELKQALDADIQDRIMKEREMQSYIEEREREVAEREAAWKAELSRRETEIARQEARLKMERENLEKEKSVLMGTASNQDNQDGALEITVSGEKYRCLRFSKAKK
- the LOC103874184 gene encoding damage-control phosphatase At2g17340 isoform X1; the encoded protein is MEMVPFPLIPKPIEVNYRACTIPYRFPSDNPKIATPTEISWINVFANSIPSFKKRAESDTTVSDAPARAQQFAERYGGILEDWKKDPESHGGPPDGVSLGRAREHLLRELGFMDIFKKVKDEENAKAISLFPEVVSLSDAIEDEGERLQNLVRGMFAGNIFDLGSAQLAEVFSRDGLSFLATSQNLVPRPWVIDDLDSFQSNWFKNHWKKAVIFVDNSGADIILGILPFAREMLRRGMQVVLAANDLPAINDVTYTELTEILSQLNDEDGQLIGVDTSNLQVANSGNDLAVIDLSRVSQELADISADADLVIIEGMGRGIETNLYAQFKCDSLKIGMVKHIEVAEFLGGRLYDCVFKYNEV